Within Bradymonas sediminis, the genomic segment AAACCAAGATGGACTCCTTCTGGTCGGTGAAGAAAGATCTTTCATCGGTCGAAGGGCGAAAATATACCCGCGAGGGTAAGTTTCGCGCCGGTCTTTATACCGGTATCCTCTCCAGCCAGCCCTTCTATTGGTATATCCCGGTGGGGCTGCGCGCGACGTATTTCCTCAGTGATAACTTCGGTGTCGGCATCGAGGGCTCCTTCTCGGGCGCCACGAGCTTCAACACCGAGTTGAGCGATTACCTCGAAGGAGCCCGCCCGACGGACTTCACCGAGGCCAAGAAAGAGGACCGCTTCCTGTGGCGCGCGCACGCCGTCGCCACCTGGCACCCCCTCTACGGCAAGCTCGCCTTCTTGCAGCGCAAGTTGACGCATTTTGACCTCAACCTCGTTGCAGGGCTTGGCGCCGTTGGTGTCGACCGCCCGAACGCTGTCCAGACCCAGGTCGACGGCGCGGTGGCCCCCGAGCTTCTGCTCGGCGGTGGCGTTGATATCTTCTTGACCGAGAGTGTCACGGTGCAGCTCGATGGACGTTTCTATATCTATCAGGCCGCCGA encodes:
- a CDS encoding outer membrane beta-barrel domain-containing protein, which gives rise to MTLLPYPERSAQTRRRLRTLMMALLVGGLLSVSGNAFAQDDAAENDVDAVSATSDDSAEEAAAPSAPVLQLAGGDRSAIETKMDSFWSVKKDLSSVEGRKYTREGKFRAGLYTGILSSQPFYWYIPVGLRATYFLSDNFGVGIEGSFSGATSFNTELSDYLEGARPTDFTEAKKEDRFLWRAHAVATWHPLYGKLAFLQRKLTHFDLNLVAGLGAVGVDRPNAVQTQVDGAVAPELLLGGGVDIFLTESVTVQLDGRFYIYQAAENDINNGDFFQSLDAPSEFLLGVSYLF